One stretch of Plasmodium vivax chromosome 8, whole genome shotgun sequence DNA includes these proteins:
- a CDS encoding hypothetical protein, conserved (encoded by transcript PVX_119750A), with the protein MVKASSPLATLLLCALKTAHGYNVIESNTSFLSASKDAQVEGRIHKGGHLTDAGAGEAQWGEAAPVEWPGGGSALESAAALLKSSWAEQESSQVHHFGGGDHSGESPKEQAPQQGAQRSGGGGDGEDDRAKLFSLAMELKDGTNNRKKNVNKSIRIFEHLILGKRDSITSSSYYELGKIHFVGYQNYFFSYKRNLKLGIHFLERASRMRNPAALHFLSFIYFFEFNVEGVGDQKSSPAREPPREPTREPPHGSEKGDGKSGQKSGPPHGGEKAGEVPPGRKNKTSTGTRIDVRSPKRKYLTRGKTNSGSPTRTDPTASHHQPTSNPLTKTAMEYELQACSLNYTPSILTMAYRYLYGVNLKSSCEKAKDYYKRVAERVMDSDYINVPLSEMDVLNVENLSMQSEINEMRDNEEDVLEFLNEQIKGGDVMAMYDLGRKYKEERNFSKAFEYISQASEKNNALAQKELGIIYLYGYGTQRDVRKSIESFSKAATAGDVESKCYLGYIYYFVDEHRDVQQALKYLVEAANHDYGEAFFFLAEIILDVAIKKHHIADAVYRTIFRLYEHAADLGYVQAYFREAQLYEIGKGVQASCLNAALSYKFVAESTMWTNQIREGMNYYVQKDYVRAFYTYALAAYEGYQVAQSNLIYIYRKNRFDRFIKPEKVMQMLHLLYKQGNCKALYEIGKIYQQENKDSVSVSYHKLGLNKGDLRNLLPLSAYYERNKDPDRALKYLNYFLKQRRREKPSSSTKVERMRTILESSLLYFRKFKLIFKSFYSARQKKGGGT; encoded by the exons ATGGTAaaggcttcttcccccctggcCACGCTGCTCCTGTGCGCTCTAAAGACAGCCCATGGGTATAACGTAATCGAGAGCAACACGAGTTTTTTGTCCGCCAGTAAAGATGCTCAGGTGGAGGGGCGTATTCACAAGGGGGGGCACTTGACGGATGCGGGGGCGGGAGAGGCCCAATGGGGGGAAGCTGCACCGGTGGAGTGGCCGGGAGGCGGCAGCGCGCTGGAGAGCGCCGCGGCACTTTTGAAGAGCAGCTGGGCGGAGCAGGAGAGCAGCCAGGTGCACCATTTCGGAGGGGGCGACCACAGCGGGGAGAGCCCGAAGGAGCAGGCCCCCCAGCAGGGCGCCCAGCGGAGCGGCGGAGGTGGCGACGGAGAGGACGACCGAGCCAAGCTATTCAGTCTGGCCATGGAGCTCAAGGATGGAACAAACAACAGGAAGAAAAACGTAAATAAAAGCATAAGGATCTTCGAGCACCTCATCCTCGGGAAGAGAGACAGCATAACCTCATCGTCTTACTACGAGCTGGGGAAGATCCACTTCGTTGGTTatcaaaattatttcttcTCCTACAAGAGGAACTTAAAATTGggcattcattttttggagAGAGCCAGTCGGATGAGGAACCCGGCTGCTCTGCACTTTTTGAGTTTCATTTACTTTTTCGAGTTCAACGTGGAGGGGGTGGGTGACCAGAAAAGCAGCCCCGCGCGAGAACCCCCACGTGAACCCACACGTGAACCTCCACATGGTAGTGAGAAGGGTGATGGGAAGAGTGGACAGAAGAGCGGCCCCCCCCATGGTGGTGAGAAGGCGGGGGAAGTCCCCCcggggaggaagaacaaaacGAGCACTGGCACGCGCATCGACGTGAGGAGCCCGAAAAGGAAGTACCTCACCAGGGGAAAGACGAATAGCGGCAGCCCCACACGGACAGACCCCACAGCTAGCCACCACCAACCGACGAGCAACCCACTCACCAAAACTGCCATGGAATACGAATTGCAGGCGTGCTCTCTTAACTACACCCCGTCTATCCTAACGATGGCGTATAGGTACCTCTACGGGGTCAACCTGAAGAGCAGCTgcgaaaaggcaaaggaCTACTACAAGAGGGTGGCGGAGAGGGTGATGGACTCAGACTACATCAACGTGCCTCTATCCGAAATGGACGTGTTAAATGTAGAAAATCTGAGCATGCAAAGTGAAATCAATGAAATGAGGGATAACGAGGAGGACGTTTTGGAGTTCCTAAATGAGCAGATAAAGGGGGGAGACGTTATGGCTATGTACGATTTGGGGAGGAAATACAAAGAGGAGCGAAACTTCAGCAAAGCGTTTGAATACATCAGCCAGGCGTCCGAGAAGAACAACGCGCTGGCGCAGAAGGAGCTGGGCATCATTTACCTCTACGGCTACGGCACGCAGAGGGACGTGCGCAAGAGCATCGAGAGCTTCTCCAAG GCCGCCACCGCGGGCGACGTGGAGTCCAAGTGCTACCTCGGCTACATCTACTACTTCGTAGACGAGCACAGAGACGTGCAGCAGGCGCTCAAGTACCTGGTGGAGGCAGCCAACCACGATTACGGAGaggccttcttcttcctcgcGGAGATCATCCTGGACGTGGCCATCAAGAAGCACCACATCGCCGACGCTGTCTACCGTACCATCTTCAGGTTGTATGAGCACGCCGCAGACCTGGGCTACGTGCAGGCCTACTTCCGCGAAGCGCAGCTCTACGAAATAGGCAAGGGGGTGCAGGCATCGTGCCTGAATGCGGCTCTCTCCTACAAGTTCGTCGCGGAGAGCACCATGTGGACCAACCAGATTAGGGAGG GCATGAACTACTACGTGCAGAAGGACTACGTGAGGGCCTTCTACACGTACGCCCTGGCCGCGTACGAAGGATACCAAGTTGCCCAGAGCAATTTAATTTACATCTACAGGAAGAACCGGTTCGACAGGTTCATCAAGCCAGAGAAGGTCATGCAGATGCTGCACCTTCTGTATAAGCAGGGCAACTGCAAGGCGCTCTACGAAATTGGGAAGATTTACCAGCAGGAGAACAAGGACAGCGTGTCCGTTAGCTACCACAAGTTGGGGCTGAACAAGGGCGACCTGCGTAACCTCCTTCCGCTGTCCGCCTACTACGAGAGGAATAAGGACCCCGATAG ggccCTCAAATACCTCAACTACTTCCTAAAGCagaggaggagggagaaacCGTCCAGCAGCACCAAGGTGGAGAGAATGAGGACCATTCTGGAAAGTTCCCTGTTGTATTTTCGTAagtttaaattaatttttaaaagtttctACTCGGCGAgacagaaaaaagggggaggtaCGTAA
- a CDS encoding hypothetical protein, conserved (encoded by transcript PVX_119745A), which translates to MQSGKEIDQAAGDESILPNGEEGNAEGGAPSESCAVESPLGESHGELSVEAYRGAAKGEAHRETAKEAANERAVTPPRNNAASREGSTNSDAPKEGDTHKWAVQEKGERQPSVESSEGEGEVIPAGDKAAGNKAVGENGKEDPPLSGPHLSDAPLSDAPLSDAPLSDASFSEAFFDQASQFQKAPEDPKGKSQSHLADLYKEMKKREHLFLSHFDHTGDDSKPTEVANSWEEERKEKKGKGSIPQIDFTSMEAISQFLLHEDTSDNEEPPIERQLREHIQQFTQEQKKNNKKIKMNRYYLSVGSYQNTLPPSLRQSIFKEYRKNF; encoded by the exons ATGCAAAGTGGAAAAGAAATTGACCAAGCAGCGGGGGACGAGTCAATtttgccaaatggggaggaggggAACGCCGAGGGAGGGGCCCCTAGTGAGAGCTGCGCAGTGGAAAGTCCCCTCGGGGAGAGCCATGGTGAACTCAGCGTAGAGGCATACAGAGGGGCAGCCAAAGGAGAGGCACACAGAGAGACAGCCAAAGAAGCGGCGAACGAAAGGGCGGTGACGCCGCCGCGCAACAACGCCGCTTCACGCGAAGGCAGCACAAACAGTGACGCCCCAAAAGAGGGGgacacacacaaatgggcagttcaagaaaagggggaaaggcaaCCCAGCGTGGAGTCAAgcgaaggggagggggaagtaATCCCCGCGGGTGATAAAGCGGCGGGTAATAAAGCGGTGGgtgaaaatgggaaggaagACCCCCCCCTAAGTGGTCCCCACCTAAGTGATGCCCCCCTGAGTGACGCCCCCCTGAGTGACGCCCCCCTGAGCGACGCCTCCTTCAGCGAGGCCTTCTTCGACCAGGCGTCCCAATTTCAAAAGGCCCCAGAAGACCCCAAGGGGAAGAGCCAAAGCCATCTGGCAGACCTATACAAggagatgaaaaaaagggagcatcTCTTTCTGAGCCATTTCGACCACACAGGAGATGACTCCAAACCAACGGAGGTGGCAAACAGCTGGGAAGaagagaggaaagaaaaaaaagggaaagggagCATCCCCCAGATTGACTTCACCTCCATGGAGGCCATTTCTCAGTTCCTTCTGCACGAGGATACGTCGGACAATGAAGAGCCACCCATCGAACGGCAGCTCCGAGAGCACATCCAACAGTTCACCCAAGAAcagaaaaagaataataaaaaaattaaaatgaataggTACTACCTTTCGGTTGGGAGTTACCAGAATACCTTGCCGCCCAGTCTGCGCCAGAGTATTT TTAAGGAGTACCGAAAAAACTTTTAG
- a CDS encoding 60S ribosomal protein L26, putative (encoded by transcript PVX_119740A) translates to MRKQSASFILPTFGDNPLLTQIIFSPFSKMKFNKQISSARRKMRKAHFTAPAGLRRKIMSSKLSKELRLKYKTRALPVRKDDEVLICRGHNHGREGKVVKINRKRFKIYVERVTREKANGESTFIGIHPSNVILTKLKIDKNRKKILDRKAPKEKM, encoded by the exons atGAGGAAACAATCCGCTTCATTCATTTTACCCACTTTTGGAGATAATCCCCTTTTAAcccaaataattttttcgcctttttccaaaatgaagtTCAACAAGC AAATATCCTCCGCCCGaaggaaaatgagaaaggcGCATTTCACTGCGCCAGCTGGACTCAGAAGGAAAATTATGTCCTCCAAACTGTCGAAGGAGTTGAGATTAAAATATAAG ACGCGAGCGCTGCCCGTGAGGAAGGACGACGAAGTCCTCATTTGCAGGGGACACAACCACGGCCGAGAAGGAAAGGTCGTGAAGATAAACAGAAAGCGATTTAAAATATACGTGGAAAGAGTCACCAGGGAAAAGGCCAACGGAGAGTCCACCTTCATTGGCATCCACCCCAGCAACGTCATCTTGACCAAACTGAAAATTGACAAGAACCGTAAAAAGATCCTCGACAGAAAGGCGCCAAAGGAAAAGATGTAA
- a CDS encoding hypothetical protein, conserved (encoded by transcript PVX_119735A), translating to MGPPAGRAAIPLFMYSIATTAIVYQNYIFIAFLFKKYRAYEWLCRGESDPLGGDFFVCKEQENYIQFLLVSGLIIQFISGSVGSFLINVLPKKKYVSRVAFAFLFAGWTLLSVALSYSKQRMQGYSQTGESGGSGGSGGSGGSGGSGDGLGTRRLNFQTISLLFNLAFACFGIGSDNSYLPIIYYVNEKYPVEQGGGERNCVGGERGESKLSALRNILKNKNYILISTMSSLAVLSLFVGNALLAALNAFEGENNITVVVALYILACIVPSFFIANLLDGGEVATNEKIPTNQEVAANEKIAPNQQIPPNQRTALMCGNIHVEALKNQVKSPFYQFIVVEFFIITFSICYFMFSLFDIYEHSVFGDTLNVYSLVLPSSFIITLTFGIIADIIGIYNFMSFNLLLGISVFSLIWVYYKMKSVFIGYLSLIVYFFHQSFFANHMYMYMSTVFQENNFAVLIGIINAFASVAFFLSFKSFEYIKYHGGPVHSQVLTQVVILSYVLLFLFHVFYIKRKAASGKFMTTKGGASELAQTNV from the coding sequence ATGGGGCCGCCAGCCGGGAGGGCCGCCATCCCCCTGTTCATGTACAGCATAGCAACCACGGCGATCGTTTACCAAAACTACATTTTCATCGCCTTCCTGTTTAAGAAGTATAGAGCGTATGAGTGGCTGTGCAGAGGAGAGAGTGACCCCCTGGGGGGCGACTTCTTCGTGTGCAAGGAGCAGGAAAACTACATCCAGTTTCTGCTAGTGTCAGGCCTAATCATTCAGTTCATTTCTGGGTCCGTTGGAAGTTTCCTAATAAATGTTTTGCCGAAGAAGAAGTACGTGTCGCGCGTGGCCTTCGCCTTTTTGTTCGCGGGGTGGACTCTGCTGAGCGTCGCCCTCTCCTATTCGAAGCAGCGCATGCAGGGGTACTCGCAGACTGGGGAAAGtggtggaagcggcggaagTGGCGGAAGTGGCggaagcgggggaagcggcgacgGCTTGGGGACCCGCCGCTTAAACTTCCAAACCATTTCGCTGCTCTTCAACTTGGCCTTCGCCTGCTTCGGCATCGGGTCGGACAACTCGTACCTGCCCATCATATACTACGTTAATGAGAAGTACCCAGTGGAGCAGGGTGGAGGCGAACGTAACTGCGTGGGAGGTGAACGTGGCGAGAGCAAACTGAGCGCCCTAAgaaacattttgaagaacaaaaactaCATCCTCATCAGCACCATGTCCTCCCTGGCCGTGCTGAGCCTGTTCGTGGGCAACGCGCTGTTGGCCGCGCTCAACGCGTtcgagggggaaaacaacATCACCGTGGTGGTGGCTCTGTACATTTTGGCGTGCATCGTGCCCTCGTTCTTCATTGCGAATTTGCTGGATGGGGGGGAGGTGGCAACGAACGAGAAGATACCGACCAACCAGGAGGTGGCAGCAAACGAGAAGATCGCGCCAAACCAGCAGATACCGCCAAACCAGCGGACCGCCCTGATGTGCGGAAATATCCACGTGGAGGCCCTGAAGAACCAAGTGAAGTCCCCATTTTACCAATTCATCGTGGTCGAGTTCTTCATCATAACGTTCAGCATTTGCTACTTCATGTTCTCCCTGTTCGACATTTACGAGCACAGCGTATTCGGGGACACGCTGAACGTCTACTCCCTCGTGTTGCCATCAAGCTTTATCATCACCTTAACATTTGGCATAATAGCTGACATTATAGGCATATACAATTTCATGAGCTTCAATTTGCTTTTGGGCatttcagttttttctttaatttggGTTTactacaaaatgaagagtgTATTCATTGGCTACCTATCCTTgatcgtttattttttccaccaaagtttttttgcaaaccacatgtacatgtacatgtcgACTGTGTTTCAGGAAAACAATTTTGCAGTCCTCATTGGAATAATTAACGCATTCGCGTCTGTTgcctttttcctctcctttaAATCCTTCGAATATATTAAGTACCACGGGGGGCCTGTCCACTCCCAGGTGCTTACCCAAGTGGTCATTCTTTCCTACGTGCTgttgtttctttttcacgTTTTTTACATAAAGAGGAAGGCTGCAAGTGGGAAGTTCATGACGACGAAGGGGGGAGCTTCCGAACTGGCACAAACTAATGTGTAA
- a CDS encoding glycogen synthase kinase, putative (encoded by transcript PVX_119725A) — translation MSKSESCNHLGGEENQKMVESEINRSSSRTYKLGNIVGNGSFGVVYEAICLDTSEKVAIKKVLQDPQYKNRELIIMQSLSHVNIIFLKDYYYTECLKKNEKNIFLNVVMEFIPQTVHKFMKHYARNNHSLPLLLVKLYSYQLCRALAYLHSKYICHRDLKPQNLLIEPNTHTLKLCDFGSAKNLLTGQRSVSYICSRFYRAPELMLGSTNYTTHIDLWSLGCIIAEMILGYPLFSGQSSVDQLVRIIQVLGTPTEEQMKVMNPNYADVKFPDVKPKDLKKVFPKGTPEDAINFVSRFLKYEPLKRLSPIEVLSSALADPFFDDLRDPCLKLPKYVEKLPELFNFTEEEIKGMSEACRRKLTSKKSYEAYEQFLLSKPSDGSSVADGLGKEFGEAGMETKTSQTSRAVNLA, via the exons ATGAGCAAAAGCGAAAGTTGCAACCACCtggggggtgaagaaaatcaaaaaatggTAGAAAGCGAAATCAACCGGTCGTCAAGCAGAACCTATAAATTAGGCAACATAGTTGGCAATGGAAGCTTCGGAGTGGTTTACGAAGCCATCTGTCTGGATACCTCGGAGAAGGTGGCAATCAAGAAGGTCCTCCAAGACCCACAATACAAAAACAGAGAGCTCATAATCATGCAGAGCCTAAGTCATGTAAACATTATCTTCCTAAAGGACTACTATTACACCgagtgtttaaaaaaaaatgaaaaaaatatttttctaaacGTCGTGATGGAGTTTATCCCTCAGACGGTTCATAAATTTATGAAGCACTATGCCAGGAACAACCACTCGTTGCCTCTCCTTTTGGTGAAGCTTTACTCCTATCAACTCTGCAGGGCACTAGCGTATCTGCACTCCAAGTATATTTGCCACCGGGATTTGAAGCCCCAGAACCTGCTGATTGAGCCCAACACGCACACGCTGAAGCTGTGCGACTTTGGGAGCGCCAAGAATTTGCTGACTGGCCAGCGCAGCGTCTCTTACATATGCTCCAGGTTTTACCGGGCCCCGGAGCTCATGCTGGGCTCCACCAACTACACCACGCACATTGACCTGTGGTCCCTCG GCTGCATAATCGCCGAGATGATCCTGGGCTACCCCCTCTTCTCCGGCCAATCGAGCGTCGACCAGCTGGTGCGCATCATCCAGGTCTTAG GCACGCCGACGGAGGAGCAAATGAAAGTCATGAACCCCAACTACGCGGATGTGAAGTTCCCGGATGTGAAGCCGAAGGATTTGAAGAAG gtcTTTCCGAAGGGCACCCCCGAAGACGCCATCAACTTCGTTTCTAGGTTCCTCAAATACGAGCCACTGAAGCGGCTGAGCCCAATCGAGGTACTGTCGAGC GCCCTGGCGGATCCCTTCTTCGATGACCTGCGGGACCCCTGCCTCAA gcTGCCCAAGTACGTCGAGAAGCTGCCCGAGCTGTTTAACTTCACGGAGGAGGAAATCAAAGGAATGTCCGAAGCCTGCAGGCGGAAGCTGACGTCCAAAAAGAGCTACGAGGCGTATGAGCAGTTCCTGCTGAGCAAGCCGAGCGACGGCTCCAGCGTGGCTGACGGCTTGGGCAAGGAGTTCGGCGAGGCCGGCATGGAGACCAAGACCAGTCAGACCAGCCGCGCGGTCAACCTCGCCTGA
- a CDS encoding 26S proteasome regulatory particle non-ATPase subunit12, putative (encoded by transcript PVX_119720A) — translation MSNELLQGAALYKELLCVYHNLAESELGLSGGDVGALFQIKENLSQPISCDIQKCKEILTKLKLVLIHLPSVDPLVPIGKKNINELLLARHILEKGVIISILDRDIKAFSIYMAQLLLYYFDYCNFLPKSGNQNGIIGMYLLYLLSSNLIGDFHMTLEVISIEDQSDEYIKYALELEQHIMDGYFHHVLTKKENIPLYLYSLFIERLYNTIRHKLADCLFASSNCISSEYACELLKLGSEQELCQFIGEYNEAKTSQGECNLLWEVRNKKIYFNNQTVHVQDLPALEVLNNTIGYATELERIV, via the coding sequence ATGTCCAACGAGCTGCTGCAAGGCGCGGCGCTCTACAAAGAGCTGCTGTGCGTGTACCACAACCTGGCGGAGAGCGAGCTGGGCCTGAGCGGCGGAGACGTGGGGGCGCTCTTccaaataaaggaaaacctAAGTCAGCCGATAAGTTGCGACATCCAAAAGTGCAAGGAAATACTAACGAAGCTGAAGCTCGTGCTGATACACCTCCCCTCAGTGGATCCCCTAGTACccataggaaaaaaaaacataaatgagTTGCTTCTGGCCAGACATATATTAGAAAAGGGAGTGATCATCTCCATACTCGATAGGGACATTAAAGCTTTTTCTATTTACATGGCTCAGCTGctcttatattattttgattattgCAACTTCCTCCCGAAGAGTGGAAACCAGAATGGGATCATTGGTATGTATCTACTGTACCTCCTCTCCTCTAACCTAATAGGTGATTTCCACATGACGTTAGAGGTCATTTCAATTGAGGACCAAAGTGAtgagtatataaaatacgCTCTGGAGCTTGAGCAGCACATAATGGATGGCTACTTCCACCACGTCTTAAcaaagaaagaaaatattccttTGTATCTGTATAGCCTTTTCATTGAGAGATTATATAATACCATTAGACATAAGCTAGCGGACTGCCTCTTCGCTTCGTCCAATTGTATTTCTTCTGAATATGCTTGCGAACTGTTGAAGCTAGGCAGTGAGCAGGAGCTGTGCCAGTTCATTGGGGAGTACAATGAGGCGAAGACCAGTCAGGGGGAGTGCAACCTCCTGTGGGAAGTGCGCAACAAGaagatttattttaacaaccAGACCGTCCACGTGCAGGACCTCCCCGCGCTCGAGGTGCTGAATAACACCATCGGCTACGCCACGGAGCTGGAGCGGATCGTgtag